In Streptomyces canus, one DNA window encodes the following:
- a CDS encoding S1 family peptidase, which produces MFGLTRAKKATGVTLAIAAAAATALLGAPTAVAAPQPIVGGTTTTTTSYPFMMQITDASQNQFCGGTLVSATKVVTAAHCMVGETTSSVRVVGGRTYLNGTNGTVSRVSKIWINPDYTDATNGDDVAVLTLSTSMPYTTASYVSSSQTGVYAAGTTARIVGWGTTSESGSSSNQLRTATVPIVSDSSCASSYGSDFVASDMVCAGYTSGGVDTCQGDSGGPLLIGGALAGITSWGEGCAEAGYPGVYTRLTTFSSLVTAQVNS; this is translated from the coding sequence ATGTTCGGTCTCACCCGTGCGAAGAAGGCCACCGGCGTCACCCTGGCGATCGCCGCTGCCGCCGCCACCGCGTTGCTCGGCGCCCCCACCGCCGTCGCCGCTCCCCAGCCCATCGTCGGCGGTACCACGACGACCACGACCTCGTACCCGTTCATGATGCAGATCACGGACGCCTCGCAGAACCAGTTCTGCGGCGGCACCCTGGTCTCCGCGACCAAAGTGGTCACCGCGGCCCACTGCATGGTCGGCGAGACCACCAGCAGCGTGAGAGTCGTCGGCGGTCGCACCTACCTCAACGGCACCAACGGCACGGTCAGCCGGGTCAGCAAGATCTGGATCAACCCGGACTACACGGACGCCACCAACGGCGACGACGTGGCCGTGCTGACGCTGTCGACGTCGATGCCGTACACCACGGCGTCCTATGTCTCCTCGTCCCAGACCGGGGTGTACGCGGCCGGCACCACGGCCCGCATCGTCGGCTGGGGCACCACCTCGGAGAGCGGCAGCTCCTCCAACCAGCTGCGGACCGCGACCGTCCCGATCGTGTCCGACTCCAGCTGTGCCAGTTCCTACGGCTCCGACTTCGTCGCGAGCGACATGGTTTGCGCCGGATACACATCCGGCGGCGTAGACACCTGCCAGGGCGACAGCGGCGGTCCCCTGCTCATCGGGGGCGCCCTGGCAGGTATCACTTCCTGGGGAGAGGGGTGTGCGGAGGCCGGTTACCCGGGTGTCTACACCCGGCTGACCACCTTCTCCAGCCTCGTGACCGCGCAGGTCAACTCATAG
- a CDS encoding LysE family translocator, whose amino-acid sequence MVSTDRVLAFAAMSLLVIVIPGPSVLFVIGRALAHGRRTAVATAVGNVFGSYLLVVAVAVGIGSLVERSVAVYLAVKLAGAAYLVLLGVQALRHRKELKASAIASRPAGPARGDLRTVLDGALVGVTNPKGIVFFAAVLPQFVDHSAGHVPAQMLLLGLVPITIGLVTDTLWGLTASAARTWFAGSDRRLSMIGGAGGFTMIGLGLTVAVTGRAD is encoded by the coding sequence ATGGTGTCCACGGACCGCGTCCTCGCCTTCGCCGCGATGTCCCTGCTGGTCATCGTCATCCCGGGGCCCAGTGTGCTGTTCGTCATCGGCCGGGCCCTCGCCCACGGCAGGCGTACCGCGGTGGCGACGGCGGTCGGCAACGTCTTCGGTTCCTACCTGCTCGTCGTGGCGGTCGCGGTCGGGATCGGTTCCCTGGTGGAGCGGTCGGTGGCCGTCTATCTGGCGGTGAAGCTGGCGGGCGCCGCGTATCTGGTCCTCCTCGGGGTGCAGGCACTGCGGCACCGCAAGGAGCTGAAGGCCTCGGCCATCGCCTCCCGACCCGCCGGGCCGGCGCGGGGTGACCTGCGGACGGTCCTCGACGGCGCCCTCGTCGGCGTCACCAACCCCAAGGGCATCGTCTTCTTCGCGGCCGTGCTCCCCCAGTTCGTGGACCACTCGGCGGGGCACGTACCGGCGCAGATGCTGCTGCTCGGCCTGGTCCCGATCACCATCGGCCTGGTCACGGACACCCTGTGGGGCCTGACCGCGTCGGCTGCCCGCACCTGGTTCGCCGGCTCCGACCGCCGCCTCTCGATGATCGGCGGCGCGGGCGGGTTCACGATGATCGGACTGGGGCTGACGGTGGCGGTGACAGGGCGGGCGGACTGA
- a CDS encoding magnesium and cobalt transport protein CorA encodes MSERRARPAAKSSAAKGSRKSAWRRALTPPSAPPQAPAPDAEPPAPEGAEPPSIVQAALYRDGVRVSSPATLADTFRELREQPSGMAWIGLARPTESELLSLAAEFDLHPLSVEDAMEAHQRPKLERYGDTLFVVLSAARYLDAPEEVDFGELHVFVGPDFVITVRHGAAPDLSAVRHRMEETPELLSLGPEAVLYAILDTVVDGYAPVVSGVQNDIDEIETEVFRGDPEVSRRIYELSREMVEFQRATRPLVGMLHALMAGFAKYGTDEELQRYLRDVADHVTHTSERVDGFRQALADILTVNATLVTQQQNAEMRALAEAGFEQNEEIKKISSWAAILFAPTLVGTIYGMNFDSMPELHWVLGYPFAITLMAIVCTSLYIIFKRKDWL; translated from the coding sequence ATGTCCGAGCGACGCGCCCGCCCCGCCGCGAAGAGCTCCGCCGCCAAGGGTTCCAGGAAGTCCGCCTGGCGCCGTGCCCTGACCCCGCCTTCCGCCCCGCCCCAGGCTCCGGCGCCCGACGCCGAACCACCCGCCCCCGAGGGGGCCGAGCCGCCGAGCATCGTCCAGGCGGCTCTGTACCGCGACGGCGTGCGGGTCTCCTCCCCCGCGACGCTCGCGGACACCTTCCGCGAACTGCGCGAACAGCCGTCCGGAATGGCCTGGATCGGTCTCGCTCGCCCCACGGAGAGCGAACTCCTGTCCCTGGCGGCGGAGTTCGACCTGCACCCCCTGTCCGTCGAGGACGCGATGGAGGCCCACCAGCGCCCGAAGCTGGAGCGCTACGGCGACACGCTCTTCGTGGTGCTCAGCGCGGCCCGCTATCTGGACGCCCCCGAAGAGGTCGACTTCGGCGAGCTGCACGTGTTCGTGGGCCCGGACTTCGTGATCACGGTCCGCCACGGGGCGGCCCCCGACCTCTCGGCGGTCCGTCACCGCATGGAGGAGACACCGGAGCTGCTGAGCCTGGGCCCCGAGGCCGTCCTCTACGCCATCCTGGACACGGTGGTCGACGGCTACGCTCCGGTCGTCTCGGGCGTCCAGAACGACATCGACGAGATCGAGACGGAGGTCTTCCGCGGCGACCCGGAGGTCTCCCGCCGTATCTACGAACTCTCCCGCGAAATGGTCGAGTTCCAGCGCGCCACCCGCCCTCTGGTCGGCATGCTGCACGCCTTGATGGCCGGCTTCGCGAAGTACGGCACGGACGAGGAACTGCAACGCTACCTGCGGGACGTCGCCGACCACGTCACCCACACCAGCGAGCGGGTCGACGGCTTCCGCCAGGCCCTCGCCGACATCCTCACAGTCAACGCGACCCTCGTCACCCAGCAACAGAACGCGGAGATGCGGGCGTTGGCGGAGGCAGGGTTCGAACAGAACGAGGAGATCAAGAAGATTTCCTCTTGGGCGGCCATTTTGTTCGCTCCGACGCTGGTCGGGACGATCTACGGGATGAACTTCGACAGCATGCCGGAGTTGCACTGGGTACTCGGATACCCCTTCGCTATCACCTTGATGGCCATCGTATGCACCAGTTTGTACATCATCTTCAAGCGGAAAGACTGGCTCTGA
- a CDS encoding winged helix DNA-binding domain-containing protein → MTKTTTSAPVLSPRALNRATLDRQLLLRRSGLSAKAAVGHLLGLQAQNVKPPYYALAARLDGFAPERLSELMAEREVVRIVTMRSTIHTHTAEDCLTLRPLVQPARDRELINFRKGLQGVDLDRLAVLARELVEAEPRTMKQLREALLAEWPDADPQALAIAARCKLPLVQVTPRGLWGRSGQVALTTAEHWLGCPTEPVPTEPLPTGPTPDATVLRYLAAFGPASVKDMQTWAGLTRLRDAFERLRPQLRIFRDENGVELFDLPEASRPAEDTPAPPRFLPEFDNLLLSHADRTRVVPKEYWGRSWQGNQAYCTLLVDGFLAGVWKLTGDTLVVEPFERLTKAQQKDVTAEGQRMLATLHPGTPYDVRFGTVVGR, encoded by the coding sequence ATGACCAAGACGACCACGTCGGCTCCCGTGCTCAGCCCCCGTGCCCTCAACCGCGCGACCCTCGACCGGCAACTGCTCCTGCGGCGGTCCGGCCTGTCCGCGAAGGCCGCCGTCGGACATCTGCTCGGCCTCCAGGCCCAGAACGTCAAGCCGCCGTACTACGCGCTCGCCGCCCGCCTCGACGGTTTCGCCCCCGAGCGGCTGTCGGAGCTGATGGCCGAGCGCGAGGTCGTCCGGATCGTCACCATGCGCTCGACCATCCACACCCACACCGCCGAGGACTGCCTCACCCTGCGGCCCCTCGTGCAGCCCGCCCGCGACCGCGAACTCATCAACTTCCGCAAGGGACTTCAGGGCGTCGACCTCGACCGCCTCGCCGTCCTCGCCCGGGAACTCGTCGAGGCCGAGCCGCGCACCATGAAGCAGTTGCGCGAGGCACTCCTCGCCGAGTGGCCGGACGCCGACCCGCAGGCCCTCGCCATCGCCGCACGCTGCAAGCTCCCCCTCGTCCAGGTCACCCCCCGCGGGCTGTGGGGCAGGAGCGGTCAGGTCGCGCTCACCACGGCAGAGCACTGGCTCGGCTGCCCCACGGAACCCGTCCCCACCGAGCCCCTCCCCACCGGGCCCACCCCCGACGCCACCGTCCTGCGCTACCTCGCCGCCTTCGGCCCCGCCTCCGTCAAGGACATGCAGACCTGGGCCGGACTCACCCGCCTGCGCGACGCCTTCGAGCGGCTCCGACCCCAGCTGCGGATCTTCCGCGACGAGAACGGCGTCGAACTCTTCGACCTCCCCGAAGCGTCCCGTCCCGCCGAGGACACGCCCGCCCCGCCGCGCTTCCTGCCGGAGTTCGACAACCTGCTGCTCTCCCACGCCGACCGCACCCGCGTGGTGCCCAAGGAGTACTGGGGCCGCAGCTGGCAGGGCAACCAGGCCTACTGCACGCTCCTCGTCGACGGCTTCCTCGCGGGCGTCTGGAAGCTCACCGGGGACACACTCGTCGTCGAGCCCTTCGAGCGGCTCACCAAGGCCCAGCAGAAGGACGTCACCGCCGAGGGGCAACGGATGCTCGCCACGCTGCACCCGGGGACGCCGTACGACGTCCGGTTCGGGACAGTCGTAGGAAGGTGA
- a CDS encoding tyrosine-type recombinase/integrase, producing MGSVAAGDRAACTGRDFARSVLRIRRQVQLLGGQLYFTLPKGGKTRVVDMPPSVAAALAQYFMEYPAVEVELPWGGPEPDRETKKFPLVITTTYGNALRANLFNVEVWKPALAAAGVIPLRKKGERWKASRKDGFHVLRHTYASVILEAGESVVTLARWLGHSSPTITLDYYAHFMPEAGRQGARGHRCPAQPLRRRCHGRLDVQFAQPAKRMGTATCCAHPFWCSASEAHYSPC from the coding sequence GTGGGAAGCGTGGCCGCTGGAGACCGTGCAGCGTGTACGGGACGCGACTTCGCCCGTTCGGTCCTGCGTATTCGCCGGCAGGTACAACTCCTCGGTGGGCAGCTGTACTTCACCCTGCCGAAGGGTGGCAAGACACGTGTCGTCGACATGCCTCCGTCGGTTGCAGCAGCTTTGGCCCAGTACTTCATGGAGTACCCCGCAGTCGAGGTGGAGCTGCCGTGGGGCGGTCCGGAGCCCGACCGGGAGACGAAGAAGTTCCCGCTCGTCATCACCACGACGTACGGCAACGCTCTTCGCGCGAACCTCTTTAACGTCGAGGTCTGGAAGCCGGCCCTGGCCGCCGCCGGTGTCATCCCCCTGCGGAAGAAAGGGGAGCGGTGGAAGGCGTCTCGCAAGGACGGCTTCCACGTGCTCCGACACACGTACGCCTCAGTCATCCTCGAAGCGGGCGAGTCCGTCGTCACCCTGGCCCGCTGGCTCGGGCACTCGAGCCCGACCATCACCCTGGACTACTACGCCCACTTCATGCCCGAGGCCGGGCGGCAAGGGGCGCGGGGCCATCGATGCCCTGCTCAACCACTCCGCCGCCGTTGCCACGGCCGCCTAGACGTCCAGTTCGCCCAACCCGCGAAACGGATGGGCACAGCAACCTGCTGTGCCCATCCGTTTTGGTGTTCCGCCTCGGAAGCCCACTACTCTCCGTGCTGA
- a CDS encoding RICIN domain-containing protein: MRVERFDLRACAPTAQAGTVDTNAWYVVVNRNSGKALDVAGASSADGAAVTQWGRYDGTNQQFQFVDSGGGHYRLKARHSGKLLDVSGWSTADNAAINQWSDHGGVNQQFRLADSPDGYVRLINRNSGKAVEVPGFSSADGTGIVQYSDWGGVNQQWKLVRVGFVGSRSC, from the coding sequence GTGCGGGTGGAACGCTTCGACTTGCGCGCGTGCGCGCCGACGGCGCAAGCAGGCACTGTGGACACGAACGCCTGGTACGTCGTGGTCAACCGCAACAGCGGCAAGGCACTGGACGTGGCGGGCGCGAGCTCCGCGGACGGCGCCGCGGTCACGCAGTGGGGCCGGTACGACGGGACCAACCAGCAGTTCCAGTTCGTGGACTCCGGTGGCGGCCACTACCGGTTGAAGGCGAGGCACTCCGGCAAGCTCCTGGACGTCTCCGGCTGGTCGACGGCCGACAACGCCGCCATCAACCAGTGGAGCGACCACGGTGGCGTGAACCAGCAGTTCCGGTTGGCGGACTCACCGGACGGATACGTCCGGTTGATCAACCGCAACAGCGGGAAGGCCGTCGAGGTACCGGGCTTCTCCTCCGCCGACGGGACCGGCATCGTCCAGTACTCGGACTGGGGCGGCGTGAACCAGCAGTGGAAGCTCGTCCGCGTCGGCTTCGTGGGCTCGCGCTCCTGCTGA